TGGGGTGGCTGATGTGCTGGAACTGGTCGTAAAAGAGGTGCCCCCGCCCACTGGTAATGAGGATGCTCCGGCGCGCGCGCTGGTATTTGATTCACACTATGATGTTTATAAAGGTGTTGTCGCCTATGTGCGCGTCGTCGATGGTGAATTTAAGCCACGCGACCAGTTCCAGCTTATGGCGACACACGCTAAGTTCGACCCAGTTGAGATTGGCGTGTTTAATCCGGTGATGGTCCCTGTAGAAAGCCTGAAAGCTGGTGAGGTCGGTTATATTGCGACAGGCTTAAAGACAATGCAGGAATGCCGTGTGGGTGATACGATCACACTGGCTAACAAAGGGGCTGAAAAACCGCTCCCTGGCTATAAGCAAGTCAAGCCGATGGTCTTTGCAGGCATCTACCCTACAGACAATGATGACTATCCAGAACTACGTGATGCGCTCGAGAAATTACAACTTAACGATGCATCGCTGGTATATGAGCCAGAGACATCACAGGCATTGAATTTTGGCTTTCGTGTGGGCTTCCTTGGTTTGTTCCATATGGAGATCGTACAGGAGCGCCTTGAACGAGAGTATGACCTCGATATCTTAGCGACTGCACCCAGCGTAAAGTATGAGGTCATCAAGAAAGACGGCACAAGTATCTTTATTGATAGTCCTGCTCAGATGCCTGATGAAAATGTTATTGCTGAGGTGCGCGAGCCATGGATGAAGATACAGATTTACACGCCGCAGAATTATATCGGCGGCATCATGGATCTTGTGATTAAGAAGCGTGGCGAAGTCGTCACAACTGAATACTTGGATGCGAACCGTGTCATTCTGCACTACCTTATGCCTCTGTCAGAGGTTATTGTCGATTTCTATGATCGTCTGAAGAGTATTTCTCAGGGGTATGCGAGCTTAGACTATCAGTTAGATGATTACCGAGCAGATGACCTTGTGAAGTTGGATGTCCTTGTGAATAACGAGCCGATTGATGCGCTTGCGATGATTGTCCATAGAGATCATGCGTATCATAAGGGACAGAAGCTCGTAAGTAAGCTAAAAGAGCTTATTCCTCGTCAGATGTTTGCTGTGCCTGTACAGGCTGCTGTGGGGAAACGCGTGATCTCTCGTGCGAATATCAGTGCCATGCGTAAGGATGTCCTCGCTAAGTGTTATGGTGGTGATATTACGCGTAAGAAGAAATTGCTAGAAAAGCAGAAAAAAGGCAAGAAGCGCATGAAGATGGTTGGTGCGGTAGAAGTGCCGCAGGAAGCCTTCATGGCGCTTCTGAGCCTGGATGACGACGATTAGAGTGTGTTCGTCATATCTTGGAGAATAGATTGAGCAAGGGACGCGTGTAGCGTCCCTTTTGCTTCCAGCGATCGTATGATCGCTGGAAGATCAATGAGCGTACTAAAGCCGACAGATTCGGGTAATGATGGGCTGCTTCCATACAATGCAAGCATATTGATTATACGCAGGCCAACGCGATCCGCATCTTTGAGAAGCTGCGAAAATGTATCCTGACTAGTTGTGTGATTGGTGATTAGGCAAGTTGGGTGCCCAACATCGTAAGCGCCAACGAAATCAATCACAGGGTTTCCTGTATGATGGTCGTAGTAGACAAGGGGTATTTCGCTAGTCAGGCTTATCGCCTGTGCGATTGACAGTGAATCTTGTAAACAGACGAGCCTATCAACACCATACGTGCTGATTTTGTCCTGCCCTATCTGCCCTAATGCTAGAAGTAACTCAGGGTATGATGGCATTAGCGCACTATTGAAAATCCACTTCTTGACATGTCCATCAATAACAAAATGCCCAAATTGAATTGTGCCGGTTTGGAGCAGTATTTCCCCAAGTGCTTCAGGCGTGATCATGCATGGCCTCTCAGTGTCAGGATATAAGCACGGACCTGCTCAGCAAAATCATCGCCATGGCCCCTAAATAAGGTATCCTCACCTGTGACGCGGATTGTCGTCTGGTCACTGGCGAACAATATTGCATTGCCTACAGCCGGCAGACATTGAATGGCACCATAAGGCGCATGAGTGCGATAATAATCGACATCTTCTTTTCGATAGACTGTAATAGCATCGACATCGAAAGCCGTACGCTCTGTCATGGCTGAATACGTCGGACCAACAAATGGTCCATGTAGGATTTTCACTGTTTCCAGGTCAAGGAGCCCAATCGCGCGCTCTAAAGCTCTCGCCCCCGCCCCTGCCAGTGCCATATAGGCTGCAAAATCAAAGATATATGCACAAACAATATCCTGTGTTGCTTCAATAATGGCACGACTAAATGGCAAAAATGGATCGTCATAGCGCTGGATCGGGAGCGGCAAACGATCCAAACGAGGGCTTAACAGCAGCGCAATATCACTTGAGCGGCGCTGCTGTGCTATTGCCAATTTCTCTTCAAAACGGGGCATTTTAGGCTTGCTCACTTTCTTTCAGCATGCGCCACCCGCGAGAGAATAACCATTGGCTTACCCAATCCCTTGTCAGATCAAACTGACTGCCAAAACCATAAGCTCGTGATTCAACACGCCCATCAATATAGACTGCGGCAACTGTGGCATAATCAATATCCGCCTGTTCCTTCACATCTGGCAGGCTAAGCACGGCAAAAGTCACATCGACCCCTGAGTCCTTAGCGATGCGTTCTGCCACGAGATGGGCCTTTTCGCGCATATTTGAGGCATTAGAGAACGATTCCTCCCCCACTAGAATCTCGTCTGGGTGATTAAAGTGGTAAGTTTCGCTGACGAGACCTGGATACTCTGGTTGTAGTCGATGAATAATCGCATCGTTAATGCCCGCTTCCAACAATGCAATCGTCCGATTTTGGGCTTGCAGCAATTTGGCGAAGACCTCTTCTATAACATCAGATTCTTCCCCAAAAATATAGTCTCCAGCACGTTCATAAACCCGCTGAACAACCGAATCAATCATGGCATCCGCCGCAGCCATATCTATTGCTTTGGTGGTGATGCGCACATCAATAACCCCCTGATGCGCCGCAAGCCCGATTGTGGGATTAGCCATATTGAGCAGCTCATCGCCCAGCAACTCATCCAATGCACTCTCACCAATACCGCCTGTTTTCAACGTCCGCGCTTTGATGATGCCCAGATTATATTTTTCACGCAGATAAGGTATCACAGCGTCTTGCATCAAGAACTTCATTTCCCGTGGAACACCTGGCAAACTCACAATAACCTTATTGCCAACCTCTACCCGGAAAGAAGGCGCCGTACCAACAGGGTTTTCAATCACAGCAGCGCCTTCCGGTAAAAAGGCCTGCCGCTTATTATTCTCTGTGATGCGTGCGCGAAATGACGCGAACCGCTCCACAATTGCCTGGAACAATTCTTCATGATAGATAAGATCGCGGTCCAGCGCCTGGGCGATGGCTGCACGCGTCATATCATCAACAGTAGGGCCAAGCCCACCACAGGTAATGATAATATCGGCACGCTCAAGCGCGATGTTGAGCGCCTGAGCAATGCGCCCCACGTTGTCGCCTACGCTCGTCATAAAATAAAGATTGACACCCAGATCTCGCAGTTGCTGAGCAATATAAACAGAATTTGTATCTGTCAAGGCACCGAGCAAAAGTTCTGTGCCAATTGCAATGACTTCAGCATTGATATTGTCAAACGGATTGTCGACCATTTCATTTCCTTTTTTGACATAAAATGCGCCACAAAAAGCTGCGAGATATTCTACATCACTGATCTCGCAGCGGGGGTAGCAACAATTCAGATGGCCTAAAAACATCATTTAGTTTACAAGTGTAAATTTACTGAACAAAAACACAGTCATCATGACCATGCTGATGATTAATATAACAAAAAAACCATGTATTTCGCTCCCTACCAATCTTTGCAATTTCCAGGTTTCGGATTATAATCTGCTCAGATACAGGGGTTTGTGGGCTGCAAATAATTCGTGCAACCTGCCCAACCTTAAAAATGTAAATAGTAAGAATACTTCAAACCAAACATTGATCGGAGGACATCTGTGGCTGGTGTAACATTTGATCATGTTTACAAGCGTTTCGGTGACGCAACGGTTGTAACTGATCTAACTATTGATATTCATGATAAAGAATTTGTTGTCTTTGTAGGTCCATCTGGGTGTGGTAAGTCCACCAGCCTGCGTATGCTGGCAGGTTTGGAAGAAATCTCTGAAGGCCGTATCATGATCGGCGACCGCGTTGTTAACAACGTCGCTCCAAAAGATCGTGACATTGCAATGGTGTTCCAGAGCTACGCGCTGTATCCTCACATGACCGTCTACGACAACATGGCATTCGGCCTCAAACTACGTAAAACTCCTAAGCAAATTATCGACGAACGCGTTCATGAATCGGCCAAGAGCCTGGGTATCGAGCATCTTCTGGATCGCCGCCCCCGTCAGCTCTCTGGCGGCCAGCGCCAGCGTGTTGCTGTAGGGCGCGCCATCGTGCGTGAACCAGCCGTGTTCTTGATGGATGAACCACTTTCTAACCTGGATGCAAAGCTTCGTGTAGAAGCTCGCTCTTTCATCAGCAAGTTGCACCAGCGCCTTGAAACGACCTTCATTTACGTGACACACGACCAAGTCGAAGCTATGACAATGGGGTCCCGCATTGTTGTGCTCAACGCAGGTCGTCTACAGCAGATCGACACGCCGTTCAACCTGTATCACAACCCGCGTAACGTCTTCGTTGGCGGCTTCATCGGTAGCCCATCAATGAACTTCTTTGATGCGAAATTGCTGCCTGGTGATGGTGATTCAATCATTGTCGATACCAACGTCTTCCAGCTCGCCGTCCCGCCGAGCCGCGCAGAACCTTATCGCAGCCATATCGGACAGGAAGTTATCCTCGGTGTGCGTCCGGAAGATATTCATGACATTGAGTTCCAGCCGCCTGGCATCACCCCGGCTAATATCGAAGCCAATGTCGAAGTGATCGAACAGATGGGCCATGAAATGATCATCTACCTTGAAGAAGGTGGTAAGAACTTCATTGCTCGTACCGATCCTCGTACTCAGAGCACTGTTGGTAGCCGTATGGGTGTTGTCATCAACCTGGATAACATGCACCTGTTCGACCGTAACACAGAAGACTCACTCGCTTACGAGTACAAGAAAGAAATGCTTGAGCGCGAAGTTGCCAAATAAGCGCCCTCAGCACCAGCAACAAGAAAAGAGCCCGTCTCGTATGAGACGGGCTCTTTTTGCATTAACAGGCAACCTGTATCAAAAACCTGTAAGCAAACGAATTGAATGGGTTAGCTACCAAGCACCTTGCGGAACTTATAGCCATAAACAATCATGCCCTCACGGCCTTCAGTCGCCAATTTACGCGTCACCATTTCGACGCGATCCCCAATAGCGATTTCGCCATCTGTATCCGTAATCTGGGCCGTCACGATTGGACCTTCATCCAAACGTACCAGGGCCAGCATATATGGAGCCTGGGATTCAAACCCGGCTGGGGGGTCTTGTACGACCGTATATGTATACACTTCACCATAGCCAGAAAAATCAAATGATTCCCCTTGTTCAATGGTGCTGTTGAGCGGCGCAACCATCAGGTACGTGTCCTCTCAGACTAACTATGCAACCCGTACTGGCTTCTCGGTGGAAACCTTGGTGGCAACTTCAGCAACAGTCGTGGCAACGGCGACGACTGCAACGGGGCGATTCAACATCGTTGCATTGCCGTCGGAGTAACGAACGCCGTTCAAGCGATATAGCTGCTGCTTCATACGCCAGTGACGAGGAACCTGCATGATGAATACTCCTTGGAACTGATACTTTCGATATTTGGGCCTCTTATGAGGACCGATGCTGTTCAGCACAATGCTTGTGCTTTTTAGCACGAACACATGGCTAGTTTATGCTGTTCTCGCTCTCAAAAGCTCTCATGAGAGTCTCTCAGCCTACCAAACGCTATCAAATCGCGCTGAATTGACTAAGATGTGCCATCTACAGTGAGAATATGAGTCACTGCTGTTGATGCCAAACCACCCAGATTCTGGATAAGGGCTTTGCTTGCCCCCTGGACCTGATTATCAACAGCAGAACCACGCAACTGCAGGCTGGCTTCCACTGCCTGATAAACACCAGCGGCCCCGGCGGGGTTACCCCGGCTCTTCATGCCGCCAAAGGTGCTAATCGGCAATTTACCCGTTAAACCGAGATCAGCGCCTTCATTACCAGCGAGCTGCCAACCTGCCCCGCGCTCAGCCAATCCCATCGCTTCGAGAGAAAGAGCGGTCATGATGGTAAATGCGTCATTCAATTCATACAGAGACATATCGTTGATAGATGCACCAGCTTGATGTAGCGCCTTCTCAGTAGAAGCAGCAACCGCAGAGAAAGACAGCATGTCTGCCCGCTCCTGGATCATGAAAGCATCCGTTGCAGCCGCACTACCTTTGATATAAATGGGCTGCGGCGACAGATCCGGCGCGCTCTCTGCAGAAGCGATCACAACCGCCGCGGCCCCGTCACCATCAGGCGCGCCATCGAATAAGCTCACAGGCTCAGCAACCATAGGCGCCTTTGCAAAAGCCCCTGCCCGCAGCTTATTACGATACATGGCATTCGCATTAAGGCTTCCATTCAGGTGCGCATTCAAGCTAAAGCCTTCGAAAGCCCCCAGTTCAACCCCAAATTCATACATATAGCGACGCATTAATAAAGCCGCCATAGCAGGCAAAGTGGCCCCATGCCGAGATTCATAGTCTGCATCCAGGCTGATATTACGGGCCGCAACGCGCGCGCTAGCCACAATATCAGTCGCCTTCTCAACACCGATAACAAGTGCCGTCCGCACATCGCCAGAAGCGACAGCTAGATGGGCAGCGCGCAAAGCAGCCCCACCAGAAGCATCACCGGCTTCAATCGTGTAAGCTTCGACGCCTGTCAAATTGAGAAAATCAGCAATGAGCGCACCTAAATGTGCCTGGCTATTAAACGTGCTACCGTATGCATTGGCGACGTAGACCACATCAGGACGCTGAACGCCTGCATCCTGTAATGCTTGAATAGCAGCTTCTGCCGCTAATTCACGCAAACTGACACCCCAATGCTCAGAGACTGGCGTCATACCAACGCCGATAATAGCTGTATTCGTCATGGTATCGCTCACTCCTTCAATTTGCCGCGATAGCGTGCGTAGGTAGCGTAATCAATTTCAATGCGGCGGCTGATGTAATCACGCGTTTTCGGAGCCAACGACTGCCGATCTGTAATTTTGTCAGTGACCAGGATGTCGAATGCATCCGACCCTGCCCCACTACCATAGCTGACCATCAGCAAGCGATCTCCCGGCTTAGCAATATCGAGAATGGCTGTCAGGCCAATCATGCAAGAGCCTGAGTACACATTACCGATTTCATTGGCTAACAAACCAACTTCGATTTGCTCAGCACTGAAACCCAGCATCTTCGCCACACGGCTAGGGAATTTAACATTGGGCTGATGGAATACTGCATGCGTGTAATCCGATGCACTCGTATCCATCAATTCCAGCAGCTTGCTTGCCGCTGAATAAGCATGTTGGAAATAAGCAGGTTCGCCTGTAAAACGATCCCCATGGCTAGGATATGCTTCTTCAGCACGACGCCAAAAGTCAGGCGTATCTGTCACATAGCTGTAGCTACCCTGATAAACTGCAAGCGCTTCTTCGGCTGGCCCTAGCAAGAAGGCCGCTCCGCCAGAAGCTGCCGTATACTCCAGAGCATCACCAGGACGACCTTGAGCAGTGTCCATGCCGATGCTGAGTGTATACTGCCCCATACCGCTGCCTACGATACCAATAGAAGCCTGGACCGCTTCAGTCCCAGCTTTACAGGCAAATTCCCAGTCAGCGGCCTGGATATTCGGTGCAGCGCCAATCGCTTCTGCCACGATAGTGCTACTAGGCTTCACCGCATAAGGGTGACTTTCACTACCGACCCACACGGCGCGCAATTTGCTTGGCGATATCTGTGCACGTTTAACCGCATTACGCGCAGCTTCAATCGACATCGTAATGACATCTTCATCAAGCCCTGCAACGGCCTTTTCCTTAACAGGTGAACCACCAAGTCCATTGGTCCAGATGCGGGCAACTTCAGACCCAGGGAGTCGGTACTGTGGGACATAAGCGCCGTAACCGACGATACCCACAGCACGAT
The Phototrophicus methaneseepsis DNA segment above includes these coding regions:
- a CDS encoding Zn-ribbon domain-containing OB-fold protein, producing MVAPLNSTIEQGESFDFSGYGEVYTYTVVQDPPAGFESQAPYMLALVRLDEGPIVTAQITDTDGEIAIGDRVEMVTRKLATEGREGMIVYGYKFRKVLGS
- a CDS encoding thiolase C-terminal domain-containing protein, coding for MTNTAIIGVGMTPVSEHWGVSLRELAAEAAIQALQDAGVQRPDVVYVANAYGSTFNSQAHLGALIADFLNLTGVEAYTIEAGDASGGAALRAAHLAVASGDVRTALVIGVEKATDIVASARVAARNISLDADYESRHGATLPAMAALLMRRYMYEFGVELGAFEGFSLNAHLNGSLNANAMYRNKLRAGAFAKAPMVAEPVSLFDGAPDGDGAAAVVIASAESAPDLSPQPIYIKGSAAATDAFMIQERADMLSFSAVAASTEKALHQAGASINDMSLYELNDAFTIMTALSLEAMGLAERGAGWQLAGNEGADLGLTGKLPISTFGGMKSRGNPAGAAGVYQAVEASLQLRGSAVDNQVQGASKALIQNLGGLASTAVTHILTVDGTS
- a CDS encoding hydroxymethylglutaryl-CoA synthase; this translates as MTVDKHNGLLMQPDRAVGIVGYGAYVPQYRLPGSEVARIWTNGLGGSPVKEKAVAGLDEDVITMSIEAARNAVKRAQISPSKLRAVWVGSESHPYAVKPSSTIVAEAIGAAPNIQAADWEFACKAGTEAVQASIGIVGSGMGQYTLSIGMDTAQGRPGDALEYTAASGGAAFLLGPAEEALAVYQGSYSYVTDTPDFWRRAEEAYPSHGDRFTGEPAYFQHAYSAASKLLELMDTSASDYTHAVFHQPNVKFPSRVAKMLGFSAEQIEVGLLANEIGNVYSGSCMIGLTAILDIAKPGDRLLMVSYGSGAGSDAFDILVTDKITDRQSLAPKTRDYISRRIEIDYATYARYRGKLKE
- the lepA gene encoding translation elongation factor 4, which gives rise to MTQSHIRNFSIIAHVDHGKSTLADRMLEMTQTVADRKMQAQLLDSMDLERERGVTIKASAVRMMYKAKDGETYMINLIDTPGHVDFTYEVSRALQACEGALLVVDASQGIEAQTLTNVYLALEQDLEVLPVVNKIDLPAAQPDEVAQELENLIGTPAEEILRISAKSGIGVADVLELVVKEVPPPTGNEDAPARALVFDSHYDVYKGVVAYVRVVDGEFKPRDQFQLMATHAKFDPVEIGVFNPVMVPVESLKAGEVGYIATGLKTMQECRVGDTITLANKGAEKPLPGYKQVKPMVFAGIYPTDNDDYPELRDALEKLQLNDASLVYEPETSQALNFGFRVGFLGLFHMEIVQERLEREYDLDILATAPSVKYEVIKKDGTSIFIDSPAQMPDENVIAEVREPWMKIQIYTPQNYIGGIMDLVIKKRGEVVTTEYLDANRVILHYLMPLSEVIVDFYDRLKSISQGYASLDYQLDDYRADDLVKLDVLVNNEPIDALAMIVHRDHAYHKGQKLVSKLKELIPRQMFAVPVQAAVGKRVISRANISAMRKDVLAKCYGGDITRKKKLLEKQKKGKKRMKMVGAVEVPQEAFMALLSLDDDD
- a CDS encoding competence/damage-inducible protein A; its protein translation is MVDNPFDNINAEVIAIGTELLLGALTDTNSVYIAQQLRDLGVNLYFMTSVGDNVGRIAQALNIALERADIIITCGGLGPTVDDMTRAAIAQALDRDLIYHEELFQAIVERFASFRARITENNKRQAFLPEGAAVIENPVGTAPSFRVEVGNKVIVSLPGVPREMKFLMQDAVIPYLREKYNLGIIKARTLKTGGIGESALDELLGDELLNMANPTIGLAAHQGVIDVRITTKAIDMAAADAMIDSVVQRVYERAGDYIFGEESDVIEEVFAKLLQAQNRTIALLEAGINDAIIHRLQPEYPGLVSETYHFNHPDEILVGEESFSNASNMREKAHLVAERIAKDSGVDVTFAVLSLPDVKEQADIDYATVAAVYIDGRVESRAYGFGSQFDLTRDWVSQWLFSRGWRMLKESEQA
- a CDS encoding ABC transporter ATP-binding protein; amino-acid sequence: MAGVTFDHVYKRFGDATVVTDLTIDIHDKEFVVFVGPSGCGKSTSLRMLAGLEEISEGRIMIGDRVVNNVAPKDRDIAMVFQSYALYPHMTVYDNMAFGLKLRKTPKQIIDERVHESAKSLGIEHLLDRRPRQLSGGQRQRVAVGRAIVREPAVFLMDEPLSNLDAKLRVEARSFISKLHQRLETTFIYVTHDQVEAMTMGSRIVVLNAGRLQQIDTPFNLYHNPRNVFVGGFIGSPSMNFFDAKLLPGDGDSIIVDTNVFQLAVPPSRAEPYRSHIGQEVILGVRPEDIHDIEFQPPGITPANIEANVEVIEQMGHEMIIYLEEGGKNFIARTDPRTQSTVGSRMGVVINLDNMHLFDRNTEDSLAYEYKKEMLEREVAK